A window of the Deltaproteobacteria bacterium genome harbors these coding sequences:
- the ruvX gene encoding Holliday junction resolvase RuvX has product MRAIGLDFGEKSIGVSVSDPLGMIAQGLKTIRRKSWHADLEELRAIIDEYEADRLIVGLPRNMDGSFGPSAEKVQLFMKKLKIFNLPIEPVDERLTTVMAERALLEGDVSRKRRKQVIDQVAAALILQGYLDRLSRERKGD; this is encoded by the coding sequence ATGAGAGCGATCGGTCTTGATTTCGGTGAGAAGAGTATCGGTGTCTCCGTGAGCGATCCTCTGGGAATGATCGCCCAGGGTTTGAAGACGATTCGTCGCAAGAGCTGGCATGCCGATCTGGAGGAACTCCGTGCGATCATCGACGAATACGAAGCCGACCGTCTGATAGTCGGCCTGCCCAGGAATATGGACGGAAGCTTCGGGCCTTCCGCCGAGAAGGTACAGCTCTTTATGAAAAAGTTGAAGATTTTCAACCTTCCCATTGAGCCGGTGGATGAGCGCTTAACGACCGTCATGGCGGAACGGGCATTGCTGGAAGGAGACGTGAGCCGTAAGAGAAGGAAACAGGTGATCGATCAGGTGGCGGCGGCTCTCATCCTTCAGGGTTACCTGGATCGGCTCAGCCGGGAGCGGAAGGGTGATTAG